From Pseudomonadota bacterium:
TTCGCTGCCGCCGAGGGTGATATGGCCTCCGCCCTTGACCGGATAGGGCCGGTAAAAAGCGGCGCCGCCCTGAGTGCGCTCAGACAGCGGATGGGGCGCGCGTCCCTCGGCCAGCACCTTGCCGGCAATGTGCGGAGTCCACGAAATCAAGCTGTCATACATCGACATGTCGAGATAATCGCCCTTGCCGGTGCGCACCCGGCCAACCAGCGCCATTAGGATGCCGGCAAAGGCCATCAACGAGCCGCCCATATCGCTCGGCGGCATACAGGGCATATTGGGCTGGCCGTCCTTATCGATGCTCAAGCTGGCCACGCCAGCCAACGCACAAACGCTTAAATCATGCGCCGGACGGTCGCGGTAAGGACCATCCTGGCCAAAGGCAGAGATCGAGCAGTAGACGACCTGCGGCGCACGCGCGGCAACAATTTCATAGCCGATGCCGAGACGTTCGACGACGCCGGGGCGGAACGTCTCTAGCACCACATCAGCGGTTTCCGCCAGGCGGAGGAACAACTCTCGCCCTTCCGCGTTCTTGAGATCCAGCGATAGGCTCTTCTTGCCACGGTTGGCGTTGCGGTAATAGACGGTTTGCCCGCCGCTTTGTGGCCCGATATGGCGCGCCGGATCGCCGTTTCCGGTATCTTCGACCTTGATAACCTCGGCGCCATGGTCCGCCATCATCATGGCCAGGTGCGGGCCCGGCAAAAACCGCGACAGATCCAGCACTTTTATTCCAGTCAGTTTCATCATGCGCTCCAGCGTTTTCTCCACGGTGCCGCGCCGACATGTCGGAAATATCTGCGCAGCGCCGCCATTGCCCTTTATAATGGCCCTCCCGGCCGGATGCCAATGTTGGCACGGCGCAAATATCAGACGACAATCGCATGACCAGGGCCAAAGGACAGAAATCGCGCCTGCGCTATCAAGAAGTGGCGGACGCGTTGCTCGGACAGATCGCCGCCGACCGCCATCCGGTCGGCGGCATGCTGCCGTCCGAATTGGAATTGTGCCAACAATTCAGCGTCAGCCGCTACACCGTGCGCCAAGCACTTAGGAGGCTGGGCGAAATGGGTGTGGTATCGCGCCGCCAAGGCTCAGGCACATTGGTCGAGGCACGCGAGCCAGCAGCAAAATATGTTCAGACATTGGGCTCGCTGGGTGAATTTCTGAATTATCCTGAAGACACCCGACTGCATGTCATTTCGGCGCGTGAGCGCATCGCAGACAAGGCGCTGGCGGATACGCTCGACGGCCGCCAGCGCCGGCGTTGGTACCATATCGAGGCTGTGCGCAAGCGCTCCGACGGCCTGCCGCTGTGCTGGAGCAATATTTACGTGCTGCCCAAATACGCTTCGCTGGTGCAGTGGATAGGCAAAGATACCAGCCCTGTGCATTTGCTGATCGACCGCCATTTCGACCAGCGCCCGGCCAAGGTCGAAATCGATATGTTCGCGGGCAAAATTTCGGCCGAACATGCGGTCGGATTGGAAGTGGCGGAAGGCACGCCGGCATTGATTATCGTCCGCCGCTATGCCGAACCATCGGGAAGGTATTACGAAATCTCCGTCATCGAGCATCCGGCGGGGCGCTTTACCTATTCGATGGAGTTGCAACGGGCGTGGGGCGCCCGTGATTAAATGAGCGCGTGGGGCGCCCAAAACTGAATTTGAAACATAGGAGTTAGCCGAATGGAGCCGATGCGAACCTGGCTGTTTGCGCCCGGTAATCACCCGCGAAAGGTGGAGAAAGTATTTACCGTCGGCGCAGACGCGGTGGTGCTCGACCTGGAGGATGCGGTTGCCGTCGAACAAAAAACGGTGACTCGCGCGACCGTGGTCGAAGCGCTGAAAGCGCGGCCCAAACGCGCTAGTCGGGGCTATATCCGCGTCAATGCCATCGATACGGAATTTTGCTACGGCGATTTAAAAGAAGTGATCGGCCCCTGGCTCGACGGCATCCTTCTGCCCAAAGTCGAAAGTGCCGGCCAGTTGCAAACCATCG
This genomic window contains:
- a CDS encoding CaiB/BaiF CoA-transferase family protein, which encodes MEKTLERMMKLTGIKVLDLSRFLPGPHLAMMMADHGAEVIKVEDTGNGDPARHIGPQSGGQTVYYRNANRGKKSLSLDLKNAEGRELFLRLAETADVVLETFRPGVVERLGIGYEIVAARAPQVVYCSISAFGQDGPYRDRPAHDLSVCALAGVASLSIDKDGQPNMPCMPPSDMGGSLMAFAGILMALVGRVRTGKGDYLDMSMYDSLISWTPHIAGKVLAEGRAPHPLSERTQGGAAFYRPYPVKGGGHITLGGSEIKFVTNFLTAMGREDLIEIAKLPPGEPQAPLRDYLSEIFMTKTRDEWSAWFEGRDICFAPVLDLKEAFENEHLRARDMLLHDADGNAHLGIPLKFREEPGAVNMHAPALGADSEEIALGLGFHADDIARLKDQGVLRTG
- a CDS encoding GntR family transcriptional regulator, which translates into the protein MTRAKGQKSRLRYQEVADALLGQIAADRHPVGGMLPSELELCQQFSVSRYTVRQALRRLGEMGVVSRRQGSGTLVEAREPAAKYVQTLGSLGEFLNYPEDTRLHVISARERIADKALADTLDGRQRRRWYHIEAVRKRSDGLPLCWSNIYVLPKYASLVQWIGKDTSPVHLLIDRHFDQRPAKVEIDMFAGKISAEHAVGLEVAEGTPALIIVRRYAEPSGRYYEISVIEHPAGRFTYSMELQRAWGARD